One window from the genome of Pieris napi chromosome 12, ilPieNapi1.2, whole genome shotgun sequence encodes:
- the LOC125054668 gene encoding uncharacterized protein LOC125054668 → MDSLTSDICELEDCININDFVSKIPSKHLNLLCVHINIRSIIKYFASLEQCIYAANTIDVIVVTEVNISDRISCLYNLNGYQMFSALRNSRKGGGILVYVKKKHKFSIQIVKSQHFENILFTITTQTKYTAHICAIYRPPSLSKSLFIDELHNIIKSNCQKNIDLYLLGDVNINLKLDIPIKHKYCNTLHSLGLMCGITTYTRAELYKGIVTKSCIDHIYARSQTHDLYTAAVGTKLADHRAIVLACTKAQLQDVPTYKTLIDKNKLTTLLEQIDWKPTVEMTCPIGIYNFIQNNITQAYKKSEYTVKLKSNTHRNSNHWINNRIIKACHYRDKLFTQYIKDTNNLILKQKYNKTRNYVNKLINKTKNKTLRTNIEANKNNLKNLWDILNQLTGKIKTSIDVAIQNSFENQNVTCKDIANNFATTFHNSISNVATNCAIPLLDTSLYRRAENTSMRFQSADPKSVAKIIKSLNDKKSPGADRIRTIDIKMLCNKINVAIANLINTSIYTGQYPNLLKTGIVRPIYKNGSKKNYNNYRPITILPTINKIIEKYICGQIQSYYKKHNILSNKQYGFQPNKNTTQLLSAFTDLIYKHLNKKDHVLVVFIDYSKAFDTLRHSVILQNLNDCGVRGNLLKWCENYLQDRTYRVKVCNEESFPISITEDDTCLVAAGANIQEAETKLQADFDALAEWSHDVGLVLNPGKTKFMHIRSSRNLGARAPHLVLHSHICAHSSKSYPINCNCNALELVHCHRYLGLAIDDRMSWKMHINSVCERLRAILAKFTIIKNKIPLNTLLLLYKALAESIITYGLSSYGRTCKTYLNQIFSLQIRILKAIAPYKIKSQYKEDYRKLFAFFKIIPIQEKVQLALLNENYFTDNYLKTTKTHYHYTTRRKLKNEFLLPKYNNLYGKKTLDYIIPNLLNSLPAALFANVTGNNIKFKLKNYFISQTITNYA, encoded by the exons atggatAGTTTAACTAGTGATATTTGTGAATTAGAAGACTGTATAAACATAAATGATTTCGTGAGTAAAATACCCAGCAAACATTTAAATCTGTTGTGTGTACACATAAATATAAGgtcaatcataaaatattttgctagCCTCGAGCAATGTATATATGCGGCTAACACTATTGACGTTATTGTTGTTACAGAGGTTAACATTTCTGATAGAATCAGTTGTTTGTACAATTTAAATGGATATCAAATGTTCTCAGCGCTCAGAAACAGTAGGAAAGGTGGTGGTATCTTAGTTTatgtaaaaaagaaacataaatttaGTATACAAATTGTAAAAAGCCAACATTTCGAGAATATACTCTTTACCATCACAACTCAGACGAAATACACTGCGCATATTTGTGCTATTTACCGCCCACCTAGCCTAAGCAAGAGCCTGTTTATTGACGAACTTCATAATATCATTAAGAGTAACTGCCAGAAAAATATAGACTTGTATCTATTGGGGGACGTTAATATAAACCTAAAGCTAGACATTcctataaaacataaatattgcaACACATTACACAGTTTAGGCCTTATGTGTGGGATCACAACATACACTAGGGCAGAACTATACAAAGGAATCGTTACAAAATCATGCATAGATCACATATACGCTCGATCCCAAACACACGACCTATACACTGCAGCGGTTGGCACAAAACTAGCGGACCATCGAGCGATCGTGCTCGCTTGCACTAAAGCACAGCTACAGGATGTTCCaacatataaaacattaattgacaaaaataaattaacgacCCTTCTAGAGCAAATTGATTGGAAGCCGACAGTAGAAATGACGTGTCCTATTGGCATATACaacttcatacaaaataacataacTCAAGCATATAAAAAATCAGAATATACAgttaaacttaaatctaaCACTCATCGAAACAGTAACCATTGgattaataatagaattattaaagcATGTCATTACAGAGATAAACTTTTTACtcaatatataaaagatacaaacaacttaatactaaaacaaaaatataataaaaccagaaattatgtcaataaattaataaataaaactaaaaataaaacacttagaACCAATATAgaagctaataaaaacaatctaaaaaatctatgggatatattaaatcaattaacaggaaaaattaaaacatccaTTGACGTAGCAATACAAAACTCATTTGAAAATCAAAATGTTACGTGTAAAGATATtgcaaataattttgcaaCTACCTTCCACAATAGTATCAGTAATGTTGCAACCAACTGTGCAATTCCACTGTTGGATACAAGTTTATACCGGCGAGCAGAAAATACTAGTATGAGATTTCAGTCAGCAGACCCTAAATCTGTCGcaaagataataaaatcattaaacgACAAAAAATCTCCAGGCGCAGATAGAATTAGAACTATAGACATTAAAATgttatgcaataaaataaacgtaGCCATAGCTAATCTTATTAACACGAGCATTTACACTGGACAGTatcctaatttattaaaaacaggtATAGTACGACcaatatacaaaaatggtagcaaaaaaaactataataattatcgtCCAATAACTATACTGCCAACaatcaacaaaataattgaaaaatatatatgtggaCAAATTcaaagttattataaaaaacacaatattctTTCTAACAAACAATACGGATTTCAACCAAATAAAAACACCACACAATTACTATCCGCATTCACAgatcttatttataagcacttaaataaaaaggatcaTGTCCTGGTAGTGTTTATTGATTATAGTAAGGCATTCGACACATTAAGGCACAGCGTAATCCTACAAAACCTAAATGACTGCGGAGTACGAGGAAACCTGCTCAAGTGGTGTGAAAACTATCTGCAAGATAGAACTTATCGTGTTAAAGTGTGCAACGAAGAAAGTTTCCCAATATCCATAACAGAAG ACGATACATGCCTAGTAGCCGCTGGGGCTAACATACAAGAAGCAGAAACAAAGCTGCAAGCTGACTTCGATGCATTGGCTGAATGGTCCCACGACGTGGGACTTGTACTAAATCCGGGTAAAACAAAGTTCATGCATATCCGATCTAGTCGCAATCTGGGCGCGCGTGCACCCCACTTGGTCTTGCACAGCCACATTTGTGCACATTCCAGTAAATCGTACCCCATCAACTGTAACTGCAACGCCTTAGAATTGGTTCATTGCCACAGGTACCTGGGGCTTGCAATTGATGACCGAATGTCCTGGAAAATGCATATTAATTCTGTCTGTGAAAGGCTAAGAGCGATACTTGCCAAAttcactataataaaaaataaaatacctctCAATACCCTGCTACTGCTATACAAAGCACTAGCAGAATCTATTATAACATATGGACTTTCAAGCTATGGGAGAACATGCAAAACCTAtcttaatcaaatattttcattacaaatacgtattttaaaagcaattgctccttacaaaataaaatcacaatATAAAGAAGACTATAGAAAGctatttgcattttttaaaattatacctaTACAAGAGAAAGTGCAGCTAgcattattaaatgaaaactacTTTACAGACAATTACCTTAAAACAACTAAAACTCACTATCACTATACAACacgtagaaaattaaaaaacgaatTTCTTTTaccaaaatacaataatttatatgggaAAAAAACATTAGACTATATTATTCCAAATCTATTAAACTCTTTACCGGCTGCGCTATTTGCTAATGTAACAGGAAacaatatcaaatttaaattaaaaaattactttataagtcaaacaataacaaattatgCATAA
- the LOC125054670 gene encoding uncharacterized protein LOC125054670, with product MSKCDQCNKTFSKSMPGCECARCEKMVHLNTRCSGLTNKQITALKAAPSLDWTCMECQQESPKRNSSLFITEDAEEDIPMDTKGLIHKISKEVEKTIKKEISELNQSLQFHSTKLDEVLGCIDAFKNTIKALERKNTELLQKNNNLELRVGVLEQRFHEMEQKKLANSIEIANVPPASEENVIKLVENVALKLKQPFDGIRNSMRYQGKYDQPGIIRVKLTDKATQEKWIKAAKTIKTMVADVCPYEPNNNKIVFIREAMTKSNKSILWEAKQELKNKQNYKYVWFKNGMVRARKDDNTKIENLRSILDIQALKKKDRMSINCPN from the coding sequence ATGTCGAAGTGTGACCAATGTAATAAAACGTTTTCTAAATCGATGCCCGGATGTGAATGTGCCCGATGTGAAAAAATGGTACACCTAAATACCAGATGCAGCGGTCTTACGAACAAACAGATAACTGCATTAAAGGCGGCCCCAAGCCTAGACTGGACTTGTATGGAATGCCAGCAGGAATCCCCGAAGCGAAACTCctctttgtttataacagaGGATGCAGAGGAGGATATACCTATGGACACTAAGGGGCTAATACATAAAATCTCCAAGGAGGTGGAAAAAACTATAAAGAAGGAAATAAGCGAACTTAACCAATCTCTGCAATTTCACAGTACGAAGTTGGATGAAGTATTAGGTTGTATTGAtgcctttaaaaataccataaaagctttagaaagaaaaaacacggaactattacaaaaaaacaacaatcTCGAATTGAGGGTAGGCGTATTGGAGCAGCGTTTCCATGAGATGGAACAGAAGAAACTTGCTAATTCTATAGAAATAGCAAACGTCCCCCCTGCGAGCGAAGAGAATGTGATAAAATTAGTTGAAAATGTAGCATTAAAACTTAAACAGCCCTTCGACGGTATCCGTAACTCAATGCGATACCAAGGTAAATACGACCAACCCGGCATTATACGAGTTAAACTTACTGATAAAGCGACCCAAGAAAAGTGGATTAAAGCTGCAAAAACCATTAAAACTATGGTGGCCGATGTTTGCCCCTATGAACCCAACAATAACAAAATAGTATTCATCAGGGAAGCAATGACTAAATCCAACAAAAGCATTTTATGGGAAGCCAAGCAGGAATTAAAGAACAAACAAAACTATAAATACGTTTGGTTTAAAAACGGTATGGTTCGTGCAAGAAAGGATGATAACACGAAAATAGAAAACTTAAGATCTATATTGGATATACAagcgttaaaaaaaaaagacagaatGTCAATTAACTGCCCAAATTAA